From Paenibacillus sp. GP183, one genomic window encodes:
- the priA gene encoding primosomal protein N', with translation MFAKVIVDIPAKQTNRAFDYVVPQTLSEWVEVGSRVSVPFGPRVVQGFVVELEPNSSVEEKKLKPIQDVLDLVPPLTAELAGLARWMSQTYLCHEILALQAMLPGALKVKYERSLQAADDMESQISLELPSRKKILDFVRDKGGVTMEALMERFPDEGPAVKDMLISGALLETQMMKDRMSSKKALMVIPPESIQLLLEAAEVLPEKAHKQKEALLYLSQHPNPIRLTELMERVHVGASTVKSLAERGLIELREIEVLRDPYAGRTFARTQPMPLTEEQSIVFADIRSAVAEGKPEVFLLHGVTGSGKTEVYLQSIQVCLDQGKEAVVLVPEISLTPQMVERFKGRFGDKVAVLHSRLSAGERYDEWRKIMRKQVQVVIGARSAIFAPFTRIGLIIIDEEHESSYKQEESPKYHAREIAVHRAMSHGAAVVLGSATPSLESMHRTTSQHDPKLDDSPSYKLLTMKSRVEGRPLPEVFIVDMREELKSGNRSMFSGALYRAVEQRLQKKEQMVLLLNRRGYATFVMCRTCGFVSTCPHCDISLTYHQSSHTLRCHYCGYAEREVKLCPSCNSEHIRHFGTGTQRVEEELGKLFPGIRVIRMDVDTTTEKGSHEKWLAMFRDKKADVLLGTQMVAKGLDFPDVTLVGVIAADTSLNIPDFRAAERTFQLLTQVAGRAGRHQKLGEVYVQTYTPDHYSVQCASRHDYYSFVTEELIHRGKLGYPPLHRLILVTLSHEQVAFLVRTAEAFATRLKELAKFAERQAGTEFYLDVLGPVASPVSRIKDRYRFQCVVKYRGDVRAAELVGKAAAHFEEQSAKEKLQISIDVDPQYLM, from the coding sequence ATGTTCGCCAAAGTAATAGTCGATATACCCGCGAAGCAAACGAATCGCGCATTTGATTATGTGGTACCCCAGACTCTGAGTGAGTGGGTAGAAGTTGGAAGCCGCGTCAGTGTTCCATTCGGACCGAGAGTTGTGCAGGGCTTTGTGGTGGAGCTTGAACCGAATTCTTCGGTTGAGGAGAAGAAGCTGAAACCGATCCAGGATGTTCTGGATTTGGTTCCGCCGCTTACAGCAGAGCTTGCAGGATTGGCCCGCTGGATGAGCCAAACTTACTTGTGCCACGAAATATTAGCGCTTCAGGCCATGCTGCCCGGAGCGTTAAAAGTAAAGTATGAACGGAGTCTGCAAGCAGCAGATGACATGGAGTCTCAGATTTCTCTGGAGCTGCCTTCCCGCAAAAAGATACTCGATTTTGTTCGGGACAAGGGCGGCGTCACCATGGAAGCTTTGATGGAACGATTTCCTGATGAAGGCCCTGCGGTCAAGGATATGCTGATTAGCGGAGCCCTGCTGGAAACGCAGATGATGAAAGATCGCATGAGCTCGAAAAAAGCATTGATGGTGATTCCTCCAGAATCCATTCAATTATTGCTGGAAGCTGCCGAAGTTTTGCCTGAAAAAGCACATAAGCAAAAAGAAGCTTTGCTGTATCTAAGTCAGCACCCGAATCCAATTCGTCTGACAGAATTGATGGAGAGAGTTCATGTTGGCGCAAGTACCGTGAAGAGCCTTGCGGAACGAGGCTTAATAGAGCTTCGGGAGATTGAGGTTCTGAGGGATCCGTATGCGGGGCGCACTTTTGCAAGAACACAGCCCATGCCCTTAACTGAGGAGCAGAGCATTGTTTTTGCCGATATCCGCAGCGCCGTTGCGGAAGGAAAGCCGGAAGTATTCCTGCTTCATGGCGTTACCGGAAGCGGTAAAACCGAGGTTTATCTGCAATCCATTCAAGTGTGCCTGGATCAGGGAAAAGAAGCTGTCGTGCTGGTGCCGGAAATATCGCTGACCCCGCAAATGGTAGAGCGTTTTAAAGGACGTTTTGGCGATAAAGTCGCGGTGCTGCACAGCCGTCTGTCAGCCGGGGAACGGTATGACGAATGGCGTAAAATCATGCGCAAGCAGGTGCAGGTCGTGATCGGCGCCCGTTCCGCGATATTTGCTCCTTTTACCCGAATCGGATTGATCATTATCGATGAAGAGCATGAATCCTCTTATAAACAGGAAGAAAGCCCGAAATATCATGCAAGGGAAATCGCCGTACACCGGGCTATGAGCCATGGCGCTGCTGTTGTGCTTGGCTCCGCCACTCCTTCGCTGGAAAGTATGCATCGGACAACCTCCCAGCATGACCCTAAACTGGATGATTCACCTTCCTATAAACTGTTAACGATGAAATCGCGTGTAGAAGGAAGACCGCTTCCCGAGGTATTTATTGTGGATATGCGGGAAGAATTGAAGAGCGGAAACAGGTCGATGTTCAGCGGAGCCTTGTATAGGGCAGTAGAGCAGAGGCTGCAAAAAAAGGAACAGATGGTCCTGCTGCTGAATCGCCGCGGGTATGCGACATTCGTGATGTGCCGAACCTGCGGATTCGTATCCACTTGCCCTCATTGCGATATATCGCTTACTTACCATCAAAGCTCACACACGCTTCGCTGTCATTATTGCGGCTATGCCGAGCGCGAGGTTAAGCTGTGTCCAAGCTGCAATTCAGAGCATATTCGACATTTCGGGACAGGAACGCAGCGTGTAGAAGAGGAGCTCGGCAAGCTGTTTCCCGGTATCCGCGTGATCCGCATGGATGTGGATACGACCACGGAAAAGGGCTCCCATGAAAAATGGCTTGCGATGTTCCGCGATAAGAAAGCGGATGTACTGCTGGGTACGCAGATGGTCGCCAAGGGTCTGGACTTCCCGGATGTAACGCTAGTCGGAGTGATAGCGGCTGACACGAGCTTAAATATTCCGGATTTTCGAGCTGCAGAGCGCACCTTTCAGTTATTGACCCAAGTCGCGGGAAGAGCTGGCAGGCATCAAAAGCTGGGTGAAGTTTATGTCCAGACCTATACGCCCGATCATTACAGCGTGCAATGCGCAAGCCGCCATGATTATTATTCTTTTGTCACTGAAGAGCTTATTCATAGGGGAAAGCTTGGATATCCGCCTCTGCATCGACTCATTCTGGTTACGCTGTCTCATGAGCAGGTGGCGTTTCTGGTCAGGACTGCTGAAGCATTTGCAACAAGGCTGAAGGAGCTGGCCAAATTTGCGGAAAGGCAGGCTGGAACCGAATTTTACCTGGACGTTTTAGGTCCTGTTGCTTCGCCTGTTTCCAGAATCAAGGATAGATATCGATTTCAATGCGTGGTAAAATATCGGGGAGATGTAAGGGCTGCAGAGCTTGTGGGTAAAGCTGCCGCCCATTTTGAAGAGCAGTCCGCCAAGGAAAAGCTGCAAATCAGTATTGACGTAGACCCGCAATATTTGATGTAA
- the def gene encoding peptide deformylase — protein sequence MGIRIIVKDPDPVLREHAKPVTKFNSNLHKLLDDMAATMYDAPGVGLAAPQVGILKRVIVMDVGDEQGLIEMVNPEVVSTDGEQLGPEGCLSIPGLRGDVARPLHVKAKGQDRNGNEITIEGSELLARCICHEIDHLNGVLFTDLALKVYIDEEEDTE from the coding sequence ATGGGTATTCGAATTATTGTCAAAGATCCTGATCCGGTGCTGCGCGAGCATGCGAAACCGGTGACCAAATTTAATTCCAATCTGCACAAGCTGCTTGATGATATGGCAGCCACGATGTACGATGCTCCGGGAGTTGGCCTTGCCGCTCCGCAAGTTGGCATTCTTAAACGGGTTATTGTAATGGACGTCGGGGATGAGCAAGGATTGATCGAAATGGTGAATCCCGAGGTTGTGTCCACGGATGGTGAGCAGTTGGGACCGGAAGGCTGTCTGAGTATTCCTGGTCTGCGCGGAGATGTTGCCAGACCCTTACATGTAAAGGCAAAGGGACAGGACCGTAATGGCAATGAAATTACCATTGAGGGCTCCGAGCTGCTTGCCCGTTGTATATGTCATGAAATTGATCATTTGAATGGGGTTCTTTTCACGGATTTGGCACTTAAAGTGTATATCGATGAAGAGGAAGATACCGAGTGA
- the fmt gene encoding methionyl-tRNA formyltransferase, translating to MKIIFMGTPEFAVPSLRVLLELGYEIIAVVTQPDRPKGRKRLLTPTPVKAEAERHGIPVLQPEKLRHPDSVEALRELKPDLIVTAAYGQILPKSVLELPAHGCINVHASLLPKYRGGAPIHYAVMRGDSITGVTIMYMAAGMDTGDMITRIEVPIEDTDTTGTMFEKLSLAGADLLKRTLPDLLEGRLTATPQNEEEATYSPNIKREDEWIDWSRDSLAIFNQIRGLNPFPGAYTTWNGENMKLWASKKPKTGQLSESRNVPPGTVLQSSTEGIEVRTGNGSLWLTSIQPAGKKAMDAAEFLRGSAIENGTLLGAEAPH from the coding sequence GTGAAAATAATTTTCATGGGTACGCCGGAATTTGCTGTACCATCGCTGCGCGTTTTGCTGGAACTGGGCTACGAGATTATCGCTGTAGTTACTCAGCCTGATCGGCCGAAGGGACGTAAGCGTCTATTGACGCCAACTCCTGTAAAAGCTGAGGCTGAGCGTCATGGCATCCCAGTCCTGCAGCCGGAAAAGCTGCGTCATCCGGATTCGGTAGAAGCTCTTCGTGAGCTGAAGCCGGATTTGATCGTTACAGCAGCTTACGGGCAGATTCTGCCTAAATCCGTGCTGGAGCTGCCGGCACACGGATGCATTAATGTTCATGCATCGCTGCTCCCTAAATACAGGGGAGGTGCGCCGATTCATTATGCAGTTATGCGAGGAGATTCTATCACCGGTGTGACCATCATGTATATGGCCGCGGGCATGGATACCGGTGACATGATTACGCGGATCGAGGTTCCGATCGAGGATACGGATACAACAGGCACGATGTTTGAGAAGCTAAGTCTGGCCGGAGCGGACTTATTAAAGCGAACGCTTCCGGACCTACTGGAAGGCCGTTTGACGGCGACTCCACAGAACGAGGAAGAGGCTACTTATTCGCCGAATATCAAGCGCGAGGATGAGTGGATTGATTGGTCACGCGATTCGCTTGCGATTTTTAATCAAATTCGCGGGCTCAATCCATTCCCAGGGGCTTATACGACCTGGAATGGGGAGAATATGAAATTGTGGGCCAGCAAGAAGCCGAAGACTGGCCAATTGTCCGAATCGCGGAATGTTCCTCCCGGCACGGTGCTGCAAAGCAGCACGGAAGGCATTGAGGTTCGCACAGGAAACGGATCTCTTTGGCTGACAAGCATTCAACCAGCCGGTAAAAAAGCAATGGATGCTGCCGAGTTCCTAAGAGGCTCCGCCATTGAGAATGGGACTCTGCTGGGCGCTGAAGCTCCTCACTGA
- the rsmB gene encoding 16S rRNA (cytosine(967)-C(5))-methyltransferase RsmB yields MGLCWALKLLTDASSGAFLHLIPQIHGAGYGALLHLILFNLLRILGYGAFLHLIRFIRRGAPTVKHTENTKSKRSAREAALDVLVRVEENQSYSNLLLNQTLQKHALERADAALATELVYGTIGRLNTLDFFLERFVSKGLNKLEPWVKCLLRLSLYQLIYLERVPDHAAVSEAVNIAKRRGHQGISGMVNGVLRNVLRNKEQLVLPPQLGDKKRIALSHSHPEWLVARWIKQFGAELTEQICAANNEAPHVSIRTNTMRHSRKELLELLQSSGIQAEASVLAPAGILVRGAGNMAMDPRFQQGAFSIQDESSMLVAEAVDPKPGMKVLDCCAAPGGKTTHIAEKMNDKGSIRACDLHDHKQKLIDDQAKRLGLDSIHTLVADATKLDEYFADESFDRILLDAPCSGLGVIRRKPDLKWAKQESEIEAVSKLQSSILEHVHRLLKPGGILVYSTCTLEYEENEGQVRGFLAEHKDFRLDPFPSEAFAGSGIPGDDLASGLLQIYPHQFHSDGFFIARLKKHSV; encoded by the coding sequence ATGGGACTCTGCTGGGCGCTGAAGCTCCTCACTGATGCATCTTCTGGTGCATTTCTGCACCTTATTCCACAAATTCATGGTGCTGGATATGGTGCATTACTGCACCTCATTTTGTTTAATTTGCTCCGAATTCTTGGCTATGGTGCATTTCTGCACCTAATTCGTTTCATCCGAAGAGGTGCCCCGACTGTGAAGCATACTGAAAACACGAAGTCTAAACGATCAGCGCGTGAGGCAGCTCTTGATGTGCTTGTCCGTGTCGAGGAGAACCAATCGTACAGCAATCTGCTGCTAAACCAGACGCTGCAAAAGCATGCGTTGGAACGGGCAGATGCCGCTCTTGCAACGGAACTGGTCTATGGAACCATCGGCAGGTTGAATACGTTGGATTTCTTTTTGGAGCGTTTTGTCTCAAAGGGCCTGAACAAGCTGGAGCCCTGGGTCAAATGCTTGCTGCGGCTGAGCTTGTACCAGCTGATTTATCTGGAACGCGTTCCCGATCATGCTGCTGTGAGCGAAGCCGTTAATATTGCCAAGCGCAGAGGCCATCAAGGGATTTCAGGGATGGTTAACGGTGTGCTCAGAAATGTGCTGCGAAACAAGGAGCAGCTCGTGCTTCCGCCGCAGCTTGGAGATAAGAAGCGGATCGCCCTCAGCCATTCCCACCCGGAATGGTTAGTCGCCCGCTGGATCAAGCAATTCGGGGCTGAGCTGACTGAGCAAATTTGTGCTGCCAACAATGAAGCGCCTCACGTGAGCATTCGCACGAATACGATGCGCCACAGCCGCAAAGAGCTGCTAGAGCTACTGCAGTCAAGCGGGATTCAAGCGGAAGCATCGGTCCTGGCTCCGGCGGGCATTCTGGTCCGCGGAGCAGGCAATATGGCCATGGATCCGCGCTTTCAACAAGGAGCTTTCTCGATCCAGGACGAGAGCTCTATGCTTGTAGCGGAGGCTGTAGATCCTAAGCCGGGCATGAAGGTATTGGATTGCTGCGCAGCCCCAGGCGGAAAGACGACGCATATTGCGGAGAAAATGAACGACAAGGGCAGCATCCGTGCTTGCGATCTTCACGATCACAAGCAAAAGCTGATCGATGATCAAGCCAAGCGGCTTGGTCTTGATTCGATTCATACACTGGTTGCGGATGCGACGAAACTGGACGAGTATTTTGCTGATGAATCGTTCGATCGGATTCTGCTCGATGCACCCTGCTCAGGACTCGGTGTCATCCGGCGTAAACCGGATCTCAAATGGGCGAAGCAAGAAAGTGAGATTGAAGCTGTTAGCAAGCTGCAGAGCAGCATTCTTGAGCATGTTCACAGGCTGCTTAAACCGGGAGGCATTCTGGTTTACAGCACATGCACGCTGGAGTACGAGGAGAATGAGGGTCAGGTGCGGGGCTTCCTTGCGGAACATAAGGATTTTCGCCTGGATCCTTTCCCTTCAGAAGCTTTCGCAGGCTCAGGAATTCCTGGAGATGATTTGGCTTCCGGACTGTTGCAAATCTATCCACACCAGTTCCATTCCGATGGATTTTTTATCGCGCGGCTCAAGAAACATAGTGTTTAA
- the rlmN gene encoding 23S rRNA (adenine(2503)-C(2))-methyltransferase RlmN has protein sequence MKPFVYDLTLEEWQEWIKENGESSFRAGQIFDWLYVKRVLSFEEMSNLPKGLRDKLAAQFEFVTLSEIAKYESKDGTVKFLFELSDKNAIETVIMKHSYGNSICVTTQVGCRVGCTFCASTLGGLKRDLRPGEIVAQVVIAQKMLDESQERISSIVIMGIGEPFENYEATMNFLRIMIHPKGLHIGQRHITVSTSGIVPNIYKFADENLQVNLAISIHAPNDKLRSKLMPVNRRFPFADLVEACQYYIAKTGRRITFEYALMGEVNDQPEHAEELAQVLKGMPLSHVNLIPVNFVAERDFKRTPRDDIFTFQRILERNKINATIRREQGSDIAAACGQLRAKHMENK, from the coding sequence GTGAAACCCTTTGTGTATGATTTAACCTTGGAAGAATGGCAGGAATGGATAAAGGAAAACGGCGAATCCTCCTTTCGTGCCGGACAAATTTTTGATTGGCTGTATGTAAAACGTGTGCTTTCCTTTGAGGAAATGTCGAATTTGCCAAAAGGATTAAGGGATAAGCTTGCGGCCCAATTTGAATTCGTCACACTTAGCGAAATTGCCAAGTACGAGTCGAAGGACGGTACTGTGAAGTTTTTATTTGAGCTTTCCGATAAGAATGCCATCGAAACCGTGATCATGAAGCACAGCTACGGGAACAGCATATGTGTAACCACTCAGGTTGGCTGCCGGGTTGGCTGCACGTTTTGCGCCTCGACGCTGGGCGGTCTTAAGCGCGACCTGAGACCTGGAGAGATCGTGGCCCAAGTCGTGATTGCGCAAAAAATGCTGGACGAGAGCCAAGAGCGGATCAGCTCTATTGTTATTATGGGTATTGGCGAGCCGTTCGAGAATTATGAAGCCACGATGAACTTCCTCCGCATCATGATTCATCCGAAGGGACTCCATATCGGGCAAAGACATATCACGGTATCAACCAGCGGCATCGTGCCGAATATTTATAAATTTGCTGATGAGAACCTGCAGGTCAATCTGGCTATTTCCATTCATGCACCCAATGATAAGCTGCGTTCCAAGCTGATGCCGGTGAATCGGAGGTTTCCTTTTGCCGATCTGGTTGAAGCTTGTCAATATTATATTGCCAAAACCGGCCGCCGTATCACGTTTGAATATGCGCTTATGGGTGAAGTGAACGATCAGCCCGAGCATGCCGAGGAACTCGCCCAGGTGCTCAAGGGCATGCCGCTAAGCCATGTTAATTTGATTCCTGTCAATTTTGTGGCTGAGCGCGATTTCAAAAGAACGCCGCGGGACGATATCTTCACGTTCCAACGGATTCTCGAGCGCAATAAAATTAACGCGACCATACGCCGCGAGCAAGGTAGCGATATCGCCGCAGCCTGCGGACAACTGCGCGCCAAGCATATGGAGAACAAGTAA
- a CDS encoding Stp1/IreP family PP2C-type Ser/Thr phosphatase yields the protein MLMVSQTDIGRVRLVNEDRAAVQSELNGLSLAIVADGMGGHQAGDVASTMAIERIQEGLQYIHSGMSIDECKQKLRQAIEKANESIYDFASQRENYYGMGTTVVVTVASQDLLLIGHVGDSRAYKIDRESIVQLTEDHSLVNELVKSGQITPEEASQHPRRNWVLRALGTEPEIEVDIYEYPWKQGEIVLLCTDGLSGLLEDHTIWNHVKEETSLEAAARKLIHSALDAGGDDNVTVILMGHDQETEIETENEKG from the coding sequence ATGTTGATGGTAAGCCAAACCGACATCGGACGAGTCCGTCTGGTGAATGAGGATCGAGCCGCAGTTCAATCGGAGCTGAACGGTTTATCCTTGGCCATTGTGGCGGATGGAATGGGTGGTCATCAAGCTGGGGATGTGGCAAGTACCATGGCCATAGAGAGGATTCAAGAGGGTCTTCAATACATTCACAGCGGGATGTCTATCGATGAATGTAAACAAAAGCTGCGCCAAGCCATAGAGAAGGCGAATGAAAGCATCTATGATTTTGCTTCTCAACGAGAGAATTATTATGGCATGGGAACTACAGTAGTCGTAACGGTGGCTTCCCAAGACCTGCTGCTTATCGGTCATGTAGGTGACAGCCGTGCTTACAAAATCGACAGAGAATCGATAGTTCAGTTGACCGAAGACCACTCATTGGTCAATGAACTTGTAAAAAGCGGCCAAATCACCCCTGAGGAAGCAAGTCAGCATCCCAGAAGGAATTGGGTGCTGCGAGCTCTTGGAACTGAACCGGAGATAGAAGTAGATATATATGAATACCCTTGGAAGCAAGGAGAAATAGTCCTTTTATGCACGGACGGTCTCAGCGGTCTTCTTGAAGATCATACGATCTGGAATCATGTGAAGGAAGAAACGAGTCTTGAAGCAGCTGCACGGAAGCTGATACATAGCGCACTGGATGCGGGTGGGGATGATAATGTCACGGTTATTTTGATGGGACATGATCAGGAAACGGAAATAGAAACGGAAAATGAAAAGGGGTGA
- the pknB gene encoding Stk1 family PASTA domain-containing Ser/Thr kinase yields MIGKKLGGRYEILEQIGGGGMALVYKGLDMLLHRYVAVKVLRHQYVHDEEFIRRFRREAQSAASLSHPNVVSIYDVGQEGETHYIVMEYIEGTTLNDIIKEKAPLQVEEAVHYASQIADALDHAHHNEIIHRDIKPHNILIGKNGRVKVTDFGIARAATSSTITQTGSVIGSVHYFSPEHAKGTNTGEKSDLYSLGIVMYQMLTGKLPFIGESPISVALKHLQEDVEEPRKVNQLIPQSVENIILKAMRKKTDERYQSASQMHKDLETCLLPERRNEAKVIFWESEGMDEERTLVMPAIRANQFGNPFEAEPAVARGVEPEMTKKNGWIKPLVWIVILLLLLGVMWYLVGYVKGKLAIANTDIMVPNVESMLLPKAEEKLKAANLDNITIERQASDAAKDIVIRQDPKDMKVKFGAKIALIVSSGPTKPKMGSFVGQPLKEAKLQLAVQGVKNDAQFAVTPTFSNEAVDTVLEQFPTPGEEFDAATVVIKLSVSKGPETFKMPDLVGKTEADAKKQISDLGLKLPADGITRDKSYKQPKGKVIMQYPFDFNQDVAPGSQIKLVISDGLPADAGPIDVKVPVKPAVDGKSSVYSIVVSDAQYDNFDYKTDTITKETTINVKIVVSPDSKAVLLVKIDGKLVNSITRTYQDYLDQKNGVSPSPGSSSTASPSPSPSVSPSASPKNGATGASLRPNGSANSAGPSPKGGLN; encoded by the coding sequence TTGATCGGTAAAAAGCTCGGAGGACGTTATGAAATTCTGGAACAAATCGGCGGCGGCGGCATGGCACTCGTTTACAAAGGCCTGGATATGCTGCTTCATCGCTATGTGGCAGTGAAGGTACTGCGCCACCAATATGTGCATGATGAGGAATTTATTCGTCGTTTTCGCCGTGAAGCTCAGTCGGCCGCCTCGCTCTCTCATCCCAATGTAGTCAGTATTTATGATGTAGGGCAAGAAGGCGAAACTCATTACATCGTCATGGAATATATCGAAGGCACTACTCTCAACGATATTATCAAGGAGAAGGCTCCGCTTCAGGTGGAGGAAGCTGTGCATTATGCAAGCCAAATTGCAGATGCGCTTGATCACGCTCATCATAACGAAATCATTCATCGCGATATAAAACCTCATAATATTTTGATAGGCAAGAATGGAAGGGTCAAAGTAACTGACTTCGGGATCGCTCGAGCTGCGACTTCTTCGACCATTACACAGACGGGTTCCGTTATCGGCTCTGTCCATTATTTCTCTCCGGAGCATGCTAAAGGTACAAATACCGGTGAAAAATCCGATTTATATTCTCTGGGCATTGTCATGTATCAGATGCTGACGGGTAAGCTTCCTTTTATAGGAGAAAGCCCAATTAGCGTAGCCCTTAAGCACTTGCAGGAAGATGTGGAGGAACCGCGCAAGGTAAATCAATTAATTCCGCAAAGCGTGGAAAATATCATCCTTAAAGCGATGCGCAAAAAAACAGATGAACGGTACCAGTCTGCCAGCCAGATGCATAAAGACCTGGAAACTTGCCTGCTGCCGGAACGGCGCAACGAAGCTAAGGTGATTTTCTGGGAATCAGAAGGCATGGATGAAGAGCGAACACTCGTCATGCCGGCGATCCGCGCAAATCAATTTGGCAATCCATTTGAGGCAGAACCGGCTGTGGCCAGAGGGGTTGAGCCTGAAATGACTAAGAAAAACGGTTGGATAAAACCGCTGGTATGGATTGTCATTCTTTTGCTGCTATTGGGTGTAATGTGGTATTTGGTCGGCTATGTGAAAGGTAAGCTTGCCATCGCGAATACGGATATCATGGTGCCAAACGTAGAGAGTATGCTGCTGCCCAAAGCAGAAGAAAAATTGAAGGCGGCAAATTTGGATAACATCACGATTGAGAGACAGGCTAGTGATGCAGCCAAAGATATCGTCATTCGTCAAGACCCTAAAGATATGAAGGTAAAATTCGGAGCCAAAATTGCTTTAATCGTAAGCAGCGGCCCCACTAAGCCCAAGATGGGCAGCTTTGTCGGCCAACCGTTGAAGGAAGCCAAGCTGCAGCTAGCCGTTCAAGGTGTCAAAAACGACGCCCAATTCGCAGTAACACCAACGTTCAGTAATGAAGCCGTGGATACGGTTCTTGAGCAATTTCCTACTCCGGGCGAAGAATTTGATGCAGCCACGGTCGTGATTAAATTAAGCGTCAGCAAGGGCCCTGAAACGTTCAAAATGCCGGATTTGGTCGGAAAGACAGAGGCGGACGCCAAAAAACAAATCAGTGATCTCGGTTTAAAGCTGCCAGCAGACGGCATCACGCGTGATAAGAGCTATAAGCAGCCTAAAGGGAAGGTCATCATGCAATATCCTTTTGATTTCAACCAGGACGTAGCTCCAGGATCGCAGATCAAGCTTGTCATCAGTGACGGGCTGCCTGCAGATGCGGGTCCGATTGATGTGAAGGTTCCGGTTAAGCCTGCGGTCGATGGCAAATCCTCCGTTTACAGCATTGTGGTCAGTGACGCCCAGTACGATAATTTTGATTACAAAACCGATACGATTACCAAAGAAACCACGATCAATGTGAAAATCGTCGTTTCACCAGACAGTAAGGCCGTGCTTTTGGTCAAAATTGACGGCAAGCTGGTCAACTCGATCACACGCACCTATCAAGACTATTTGGATCAGAAAAACGGCGTATCTCCTTCGCCTGGTTCTTCGTCTACGGCAAGCCCTAGTCCATCACCATCTGTAAGCCCGTCGGCTTCACCGAAAAATGGCGCAACAGGTGCATCGCTGAGACCAAACGGATCGGCTAATTCTGCCGGTCCATCCCCAAAGGGAGGCTTGAATTAA
- the rsgA gene encoding ribosome small subunit-dependent GTPase A, translating into MPQGWIVKALSGYYYVLPEQSDLKQQRSTVQCRARGVFKKRGISPLVGDQVIYELTENGEGTVTEILPRSSELIRPPIANVKLAVLVFSVTEPALNLQLLDKFLVHIEHSGLDCVLCFTKYDLLGDSTVKESALNTELHRIFQLYESIGYRIVVTSAKQKQGLDDLIGLLTGTISVFSGQSGVGKSSLLNALIRDLTLETNAISQKLGRGKHTTRHVELLPLDGGGFVADTPGFSQLDFMELEAEDLGPCFKEFAELAEGCRFRGCIHLHEPGCKVREASEEGLIASSRYESYLTFLNEIKDRKRRY; encoded by the coding sequence ATGCCGCAAGGATGGATTGTCAAGGCTTTAAGCGGCTATTATTACGTGCTTCCGGAACAATCCGATCTGAAACAGCAGCGATCAACGGTTCAATGCAGGGCAAGAGGGGTATTTAAAAAAAGAGGAATTTCCCCGCTGGTTGGGGACCAGGTCATCTATGAGCTCACGGAAAATGGGGAAGGAACCGTAACGGAAATTCTTCCTCGCTCCTCTGAGCTTATTCGACCACCTATCGCCAACGTGAAGCTGGCCGTATTGGTTTTTTCCGTAACCGAACCGGCTCTCAATCTTCAACTGCTGGACAAATTCCTTGTACATATCGAGCACTCCGGACTAGACTGTGTGCTTTGTTTTACCAAGTATGACCTGCTGGGCGACTCTACAGTGAAGGAATCGGCACTAAACACAGAGCTGCACCGTATTTTCCAGCTGTATGAAAGTATTGGGTACCGAATCGTGGTCACCAGTGCCAAGCAAAAGCAAGGCCTGGACGACTTGATCGGGCTGCTCACGGGCACCATCAGTGTGTTTTCCGGACAGTCGGGTGTGGGCAAATCTTCCCTGCTCAATGCGCTTATCCGTGATCTGACGCTTGAAACCAATGCCATCAGCCAAAAGCTGGGCAGGGGAAAGCATACGACACGCCATGTGGAGCTGCTGCCGCTCGACGGGGGTGGATTCGTAGCGGATACTCCCGGATTCAGCCAGCTTGATTTTATGGAGCTTGAGGCCGAGGATTTAGGCCCCTGCTTTAAAGAGTTTGCGGAGCTGGCAGAAGGCTGCAGATTCAGAGGCTGCATCCATCTCCATGAACCCGGCTGCAAGGTTCGGGAAGCATCGGAGGAAGGGCTTATTGCCTCTTCCCGTTATGAGAGTTACCTTACATTTCTGAACGAAATCAAAGATAGGAAAAGGAGGTATTAA